The Verrucomicrobiota bacterium genome segment GTAATTGCGGGCGTGATCCAGCGCCTTGAACAACACATAAGGGTTCATGGCCAGAGGATTGAACTTTTTCTCCTCGGGCAGCGTGGCTGCCGGCACTCGCTCCAATTGCGCCTTGAAACGCGTATAGTCCGATTCGGCCTTGAGCCACCCTTCCCGCAGCATTTCTTTGAGGAAAAGCATGACGCGAACTTTGGAGATCAAGCCGTAAAGCAAACCGATTTCCGATTTCTGGCTGTCCGTTCTCATACTCCAGAGTTCCTCGTCCAACACCCGGAGCACGCGCGCTAAATCACGGGCGCCCAGCGCGTCTCCCAGCGCAAACGCGCGGCTCTGTTTGTTCCGGGACACGATGGCTTCGACATCTTCCACGCTGACAACGGGACGGTCGCTGGCATAAAGCGCGGCTTTTTCCGTTTCGCTATTCAACTGGCGCGCGTTGGGTCCCACCAGCACCACCAGGCGCGAAACGGCTTCGGGGGAAATCTGCTTCTTCAAAGTTCGCATCTGCCGGCGCACCAGATTTTCGGCTTCCGTGGCCCAGTTTCGGTCTTCGACGGTCCAGGCGGCGAAGGCCTCGACGGTGGCGATCTTTTCGAGTGTTTTGTAGAACGTCTTGCGTTTATCGATCTTGCCCGCGGAGATCAACAGCCGGACGCCGTTCCAGGAAAAAGTTTTCAACTCCTGGGCCAGGGCGCTCAACGATTCCGTTACGGCCTGCGCGCTGGCGGCTCGCTCGTCCCCCAGGAAATTGCAGTTTTGGAACCAGACGACTTTGCCGCGGCCGAAGAAGGGGAGGGTTTGCAGCGCTTCGCGGAGTTTCGCCAGTGCGTTCAGGGCTTCGCCGCTGTTCGAGACGCTGGCGTCGATGATTTCATGGTCGAGCCCCGGACAGTTGGCGCACCACTGCTGGTAGAGGGCGCGGGCGCGCTGTTTGACGGAGAATTCATCTTCGCCCCAGACGAGGGCGACGGGCGGGTCCGGGCTAGCGGCGTCCGAAGGCATCACTCAAGCCATTTCGCCTCCGTTTTCGTTGATCCGTTCGAGGATTTCGGACATGTCTTCGACTTGCTCGAAAAGCGGGGCGGCGACGTAAATCGGCCGTTTTTGGGCCGCGGCAATAGCCAGGCAATCGCTGGGCCGGGCATCGATTTCCACGATTTTGCGGCCCAGTTCATTTTGCTGCTGGAGGATCAAGCGGGCGTAGTAAGTGGAGTTCTTCAACTCGGTGATGACGACGCGTTCGACCGTGATGTTGAAGCCTTTCAAAATGTTCGTGATGAGATCGTGCGTCAGCGGCCGCTCCTTCGGGGTGTCGCGCAAGAACATGCCAATGATCGCTCCCATGTTGTGCTCGACCTGGATCACGAAAACCTTCTGCTCGTTTCCGACGAAGATGGCGCACCCGCTGTTGGCGGGCAGAATCCCTCGGATCGCGATAGGCACAACGTCTCTGTTCATGGTCACAGCATAGGACCTGGAAGCGAAAAGACAAGTCCCTGTGTAGGGCCCGATGGTCGCATGCAAAACAACACAGGAAATTCTGCCAGCTCGAACGCGTCTCGCATGTAGTCCCGGCTTTAGCCGGTTTCACACGCGGACCGCCGACAGGCGGAACTACATACAGTTCAAAAGGAGAAATTGCTGGAGGAAATAACATTTGCCACGCGAGAGACTCCCCGCCAAAGATGCGTCTTGTGCCGTCGCGCGAGAAAATCATTCCCATTGAAAAACTACCTGCCTGGCGCGCGGCGATTCGCTCCGCGGGGAAAAAACTGGTCGTGACCAACGGTTGCTTCGACCTCCTTCACGTCGGCCATGTAACCTACCTGGAAACGGCGCGGCATCACGGCGACCTGCTCTTGGTGGGACTGAACAGCGACGCGGCAGTGCGCGCGCTCAAGGGACCGGAACGCCCCGTCAATGCGGAGCAAGACCGCGCCGCCGTGCTTGCGGCTCTGGCTGCGGTCGATGCCGTGTGCATCTTCCACGAGGTCCGCGCCACGGAATTTCTCACACTCGCGGCGCCGGACGTCTATGCCAAAGGCGGCGATTATGCTTTGGAAACATTGAATCCCGACGAACGAACCGTCGTGGAGAACGGAGGCGGCCGGATCGTAATCATTCCGCTCGTCCCGGGAAAATCGACGACGGCCCTTCTGGAAAAAGTCTCACGCGGCTAATTGGCAAGGGCGTCTGGAGAATCGTCTTAATCGCACCCCCTCAAAGGCGCGCGCCTTGCATTCACTGCGGGCCTTCGGCACTCTTTGGCGCATGCGAAATCCCACCTTCGCCTCGTCTAGGTTCCGTTCCCCAGCCTCCTCCCTGGCGCTAATTGCGGGTTGCTTCCTCCCTGAGCTGGCTTTCGCCGCCACCGCTGCCAGAACGGACTACTCTCAGGCCATTGTCTCTTTGGAATCCGCGATCGCGGATGAATTGACTCAGGACTCTATTAGCGGCGTCTCGGTAGCGCTCGTGGACGATCAGCGCATCGTGTACGCGAGAGGATTCGGGTTCGCCGACAAATCGCGCCGCATTCCCTCCAGCGCGGACACGGTGTATCGCGCCGGTTCCATCTCCAAACTGTTCACGGCGCTGGCCGCGATGCAGCTTGCGGAGCAGGGCCGGCTCAATATTGATCAGCCGGTCACGAATTACGATCCGGGGTTTCGCATCGTCGTTCCGTTCGACGACGCAAAACCAATCACGTTGCGCCAATTGATGTGCCATCGCTCCGGCTTGATCCGGGAGGTGCCGGTCGGCAGTTACTTCGACTCCTCCGAACCCGGCGCAGAGAAGACGGTTGCGAGCCTGGCGTCCTGTGTCCTGGTTTATCCGCCCGGGACCAAGACGAAATACTCGAACAGCGGTGTCACGGTCGTTGGCCACATTGTGGAAAAGGTCGCGCGCATACCTTTCGAGGCTTATCAGCAGAAGCATATTCTCGAACCGCTGGGGATGAACCACTCCGGCTGGCGGCTTGATGCGCAACTCAGATTCAAGCTGGCGACCGGTTACCTGCCCGTCGCCGACGGCAAGGGCGGCTTCGATGAAATTCGCGCGCCGCAATTCGAGTTTGGGATTCTGCCTGCCGGGAATCTCTACACGACCTGCGAGGATCTTGGACGTTTCTTGATGTGCCTTTTCGCCGAGGGACGCATCGGTGGTCGAGCTGTGATCAAACCGGAGACCCTGGCGCAGATGTTCACGCCGCAGTTGGCGAAAACCACCAACGGCTTCGGGCTGGGTTTCAGCGTCGGGAATTTCCGCCAGCACAAGACCGTGAGCCACATGGGCGCCGTCTATGGCTTCACTTCCGCCCTCACGGCGATCCCGCATCACAAAGTCGGGGTGGTGGTTTTGTGCAACGATGACATCGTCGTCGGTCCGGTGCGCAAACTTAACAACACCGCGCTGGGGCTGATGCTCGAAGCCAAGATCGGCGAAACAATGCCGGCACCCGCATCCCCTCTGAAGCTGCCGGCAGCCGAGCTGAATGCCTTCACCGGCGATTACGAATCGGAAAGTTTCTGGGCGAAAATCGAAATGTCCGGTTCAGCTCTGCAAGCGAACATCTCGAATCAGCGGATGGTGTTGACCGCGACGGAACCGCTCCGGTTCGAGGGCCATGGCCGCCTGGCGCATCAGTCCCCGTTTGTTTTTCAAAAGGACGCCGCGGGCCGCGCCGAAAGTTTCACCGCGCTCGGGCAAAGTTTTCGGCGCGTCGATTCGAAAGCGACCCAAGAGATTCCCGGCGCTTGGAGGAAGTATCTGGGCAGCTACGGACCGAGTTTCATCCCGCTGATTATCTCCGCCCGGCACGGCCACCTCTACGCCATGACCGAAAACGAATTTGATTATCGCCTCACGCCGCTCAACCCCACTGTCTTCAAGATGCCTCCGGGCCTCTACCTCGACGAGCAGCTCGTCTTTCAACTCGACGCGATGAGCCGCGTCCACAGCGCCGTCCTCGCCAACATGCCGCTCCGCCGGCGCGGAAGCCGGTAAGTAAACTTTGAACCGGACGGTGTTGGACATTCGCTTCCCCTCCCACGTCTCCATGGCGCCATTGATCGCTCCCGAAAACGCCTGGCCGCTCTGGGCGGTCATGATCGTCGGCGTGGCCATCTGCATTTATCTGGAGCAAACCCGCAAATGGGCCGCCAAAACCAGCGGACCAATCCTGGCGTTGATCGGCGGCATGCTGCTGTCGAACGGGAAGATCCTGCCCATCGCGGCGCCGTCTTATGATCTCGTCGAGGATTATCTGGTGCCGGTGGCGATTCCGTTGCTGCTCTTTCGCGCCAACCTCGTCAAGATCGTCCGCGAAACGGGGTCCATGTTCCTTTGCTTCCACGTCGCGAGCCTCGGCACGGTTCTCGGCGCATTCCTTGCGGCTTTGCTGTTTCGCGGTTCCTTTCCGCGTGTCCCCGAGGTCACAGGCGTGATGACGGGGAGCTACATCGGCGGGGGAGTGAATTTCGTCGCCATCAAAAACAGCTACAACGTCAGCGCCGATCTGACGAATCCTCTGCTGGTAGCCGACAACTTTATCATGGCGGGGATGTTCGCGGTTCTGTTCGTGATCTCCGCCAGCCGGTTCTTTCTCTCGCGCTTTGCACACCCGCACACGCACGACAGCAACAGCGATCGCGTCCAGGAACTGGCCGCGCGCTACTGGCAACGCAAGGAGATCGCCTTGCTGGACATCGCCAAAGCGCTGGCCATCGCGTTCGCGGTCGCGGCGGTGTCGATGCTTCTGACTCGCGCGATCAAGTCCCGGATCGAATCCAAGATTATCCAGTCCATCTTCGGAAATCCCTACGTGCTGGTCACGTTCTTCATCGTCGTCGTGACGACGGTCTTTCATCGGTCCATGGAACGGATTCAGGGTTCGGAAGAACTGGGCATGTATCTGCTCTACCTTTTTTTCTTCGTCATCGGGCTGCGCGCGGACCTCTGGCAAGTCGTGCTGAACGTGCCGGTCCTCTTCGGGTTTTGCACGGTCATCGCCGTGACCAACCTGCTCGTGACGCTTGCCGTAGGAAAGCTCCTTCGCTTGAATCTGGAAGAATTGCTCCTGAGCGTAAACGCCACACTTGGCGGCGCCCCCTCGGCGGCGGCGATGGCGATTTCCAAAGGCTGGTCGAATCTGGTGTTGCCCGGACTGCTCGCCGGCATCTGGGGCTATGTGATTGGCACGTTCGTCGGCATCGTGATCGCCGAGGCGCTTCTCCGGATGCTCTGACGTGCGCACCTTTCGATGGCGAGTCCGCCAGCAAAGGTTCCCATGGCCTGGTTTTGGAACGAAGGCGAACTTGTGGTGTCAAAGCGCTCTGACAGGAATGATTTTTGCCCGGGAGCAATTTGCGATCGGGCGAGCCATATTCCCCGCGAGCTTCAAAAACCGATGAATGCCTGGACGCCCCTGGAGGTTTTGAGCGTTGCGGATGAACCGAATCTCGTGCGCCGGCTCGAAGTGGAATTGCCCGTCGGAGTTGCGGGGAGTCTGTTTCTTCGGGTCCAGCACCCGTGAGGTGCAATCACTCAGTACCGGCTCATGCGGATGCCGAAAAAGGCGACACGAGCGGCGCCCAGCAAAGCGGTCTTGTCGTTGATGATCACGTGCACGGGCACGGCCTTCAACAGCGCGGTCATTCGCCCCTTGGACCAGAATGACTCCAGAAACGCCGGCTCTTTCAAGGTGGGAAGGATTTTCGGCGCAATGCCGCCGCCGATGAAGATGCCGCCGGTGGCGAGCACTTTGAGGGCGAGATTGCCAGCCTCGGCGCCGTAAATGGAAACGAAAATGTTGTGGGCCAGTTCGCAGATGGGCGCCCGGTGTTCCAAAGCGGCTTTCGTGATGACCGCGCCCGCGTCGTGCTGCTGCATTTCTTCGCGCAGCCAGGCGGGTTCCTCCGCGCGCTTGGTCTCGGCCAGAAACCGGTAGATGTTGATCAAACCCGGCCCCGAGAGCACGCGCTCGTAACTGACGTGCCCAAGCTTCTTGATGAGATAAGACAAGAGATCAACTTCGATCTCGTTGCGCGGCGCGAAATCGACGTGCCCGCCTTCCGACGCGAACGGCTGATAGTATTCGCCAACCCAGTGCAGGCCGGCTTCGCCGAGGCCGGTGCCGGCAGAAATCAGACCGGCATTTCCGTTGGCGTCGGGTTCGCCCGCGTTGAGCAAAACCAAATCTTCCTTCGCCAGCACGGAAATGCCATGGGCGTTCGCTTCGAGATCATTGATCAACTCGACGCGGTGCAAGCCGAGGACTTCGCCCAGCTTCTTCGAATCGGCGATCCACGGGAGGTTGGGCGTCTCGCAAAGGCCGTCTTTGATCGGCCCGGCGATGCCGATGCAAGCGGCGGTGATGGGGAGCGAGTTTTTGGTCAAGAATTCCTCGACGATGTCTTCAAGCCGCGGATATTGACGGCTTGGAAAGATTTGAATGCTGACCAATTTGGGGCGGTTGCGCACCAGTTCGAAGAGGCCCAGCCGCGTGTTCGTTCCTCCAATGTCGCCTGCCAGAATCATGCGCGCATCCTCCACGAAAATTGTCTTTGCGCAAGCACTTGTTGGGCAGCGCTACGGGAAGGAATGTTCGGTTGAATAAAGGCCTGCGCGTCAGCATCCTTACTTTATCAGCTATGAATACTCCTTTAACACACCCCACTTCTCGTCGTGAATTTCTGAAAACTACCGGCAAACTGGCCACCGCTTCAGCCTTGGCTGGCGTTGCGCTTCCTCATGTCCACGCCGCCGAGGACAACACCATTCAACTGGCCCTGATCGGCTGCGGCGGGCGCGGTTCGGGCGCAGCCGAAAATGCGCTCAAGACTTCCAAGCAAGGCCCGATCAAGCTGGTCGCCATGGCGGATGTGTTCGAGGCCAGGCTGAACAGCAGTTTCAACAATCTGAACAAGAAATACTCCAGCCAGATGGATGTGCCTGAGGAACGGAAATTCATCGGGCTCGATGCGTTCGAGAAAGCGATGGATTCGCTCAAACCGAATGACGTGGCGATCTTCGCTACGCCCCCGGCGTTCCGTTGGGTGCATTTCACTTACGCGGTCAAGAAAGGCCTCAACGTCTTC includes the following:
- the holA gene encoding DNA polymerase III subunit delta; the encoded protein is MPSDAASPDPPVALVWGEDEFSVKQRARALYQQWCANCPGLDHEIIDASVSNSGEALNALAKLREALQTLPFFGRGKVVWFQNCNFLGDERAASAQAVTESLSALAQELKTFSWNGVRLLISAGKIDKRKTFYKTLEKIATVEAFAAWTVEDRNWATEAENLVRRQMRTLKKQISPEAVSRLVVLVGPNARQLNSETEKAALYASDRPVVSVEDVEAIVSRNKQSRAFALGDALGARDLARVLRVLDEELWSMRTDSQKSEIGLLYGLISKVRVMLFLKEMLREGWLKAESDYTRFKAQLERVPAATLPEEKKFNPLAMNPYVLFKALDHARNYTAAELVRAMELLLRCNQRLVLSGLDEALVLQEALVQIVKRPATPTAAPS
- a CDS encoding bifunctional nuclease family protein codes for the protein MNRDVVPIAIRGILPANSGCAIFVGNEQKVFVIQVEHNMGAIIGMFLRDTPKERPLTHDLITNILKGFNITVERVVITELKNSTYYARLILQQQNELGRKIVEIDARPSDCLAIAAAQKRPIYVAAPLFEQVEDMSEILERINENGGEMA
- a CDS encoding adenylyltransferase/cytidyltransferase family protein, with the translated sequence MRLVPSREKIIPIEKLPAWRAAIRSAGKKLVVTNGCFDLLHVGHVTYLETARHHGDLLLVGLNSDAAVRALKGPERPVNAEQDRAAVLAALAAVDAVCIFHEVRATEFLTLAAPDVYAKGGDYALETLNPDERTVVENGGGRIVIIPLVPGKSTTALLEKVSRG
- a CDS encoding beta-lactamase family protein, giving the protein MRNPTFASSRFRSPASSLALIAGCFLPELAFAATAARTDYSQAIVSLESAIADELTQDSISGVSVALVDDQRIVYARGFGFADKSRRIPSSADTVYRAGSISKLFTALAAMQLAEQGRLNIDQPVTNYDPGFRIVVPFDDAKPITLRQLMCHRSGLIREVPVGSYFDSSEPGAEKTVASLASCVLVYPPGTKTKYSNSGVTVVGHIVEKVARIPFEAYQQKHILEPLGMNHSGWRLDAQLRFKLATGYLPVADGKGGFDEIRAPQFEFGILPAGNLYTTCEDLGRFLMCLFAEGRIGGRAVIKPETLAQMFTPQLAKTTNGFGLGFSVGNFRQHKTVSHMGAVYGFTSALTAIPHHKVGVVVLCNDDIVVGPVRKLNNTALGLMLEAKIGETMPAPASPLKLPAAELNAFTGDYESESFWAKIEMSGSALQANISNQRMVLTATEPLRFEGHGRLAHQSPFVFQKDAAGRAESFTALGQSFRRVDSKATQEIPGAWRKYLGSYGPSFIPLIISARHGHLYAMTENEFDYRLTPLNPTVFKMPPGLYLDEQLVFQLDAMSRVHSAVLANMPLRRRGSR
- a CDS encoding DUF819 family protein, yielding MNRTVLDIRFPSHVSMAPLIAPENAWPLWAVMIVGVAICIYLEQTRKWAAKTSGPILALIGGMLLSNGKILPIAAPSYDLVEDYLVPVAIPLLLFRANLVKIVRETGSMFLCFHVASLGTVLGAFLAALLFRGSFPRVPEVTGVMTGSYIGGGVNFVAIKNSYNVSADLTNPLLVADNFIMAGMFAVLFVISASRFFLSRFAHPHTHDSNSDRVQELAARYWQRKEIALLDIAKALAIAFAVAAVSMLLTRAIKSRIESKIIQSIFGNPYVLVTFFIVVVTTVFHRSMERIQGSEELGMYLLYLFFFVIGLRADLWQVVLNVPVLFGFCTVIAVTNLLVTLAVGKLLRLNLEELLLSVNATLGGAPSAAAMAISKGWSNLVLPGLLAGIWGYVIGTFVGIVIAEALLRML
- the glk gene encoding glucokinase; translated protein: MILAGDIGGTNTRLGLFELVRNRPKLVSIQIFPSRQYPRLEDIVEEFLTKNSLPITAACIGIAGPIKDGLCETPNLPWIADSKKLGEVLGLHRVELINDLEANAHGISVLAKEDLVLLNAGEPDANGNAGLISAGTGLGEAGLHWVGEYYQPFASEGGHVDFAPRNEIEVDLLSYLIKKLGHVSYERVLSGPGLINIYRFLAETKRAEEPAWLREEMQQHDAGAVITKAALEHRAPICELAHNIFVSIYGAEAGNLALKVLATGGIFIGGGIAPKILPTLKEPAFLESFWSKGRMTALLKAVPVHVIINDKTALLGAARVAFFGIRMSRY